The following are from one region of the Thiocapsa rosea genome:
- the atzF gene encoding allophanate hydrolase yields MSRTLQTPLNLSIRHLLAAYRERRLRPTTLVDQIRTRIAEHGADNIWIHVLSDAELAPYLARLSETDPETLPLYGIPFAIKDNIDLAGVPTTAALPELAWTPERSATVVERLIAAGALPIGKTNLDQLATGLVGTRSPYGAVPNAFDPSYIAGGSSSGSAAAVAHGLVSFALGTDTAGSGRVPAALNNLFGIKPTRGLVSTRGVLPACRTLDCVSLFTLDVADADVLMPIAVGFDPEDPFSRPAPLPTRFAGEAVDAPFRFGVPAQLEWFGDTASASLFETTAARLSALGGEAVAIDFTPFVEAARLLYDGPWVAERYAAIEDWIRTRPETLHPVTRAIIEPAAEARAVDAFKAQYRLAEIKRTADAYWADLTCILTPTIATPYRIAEVEADPIRLNSNLGYYTNYMNLLDLAAVALPAGMRPDGLPFGVTLFGPAFSDAVLARLSERLHLDPSQSEWPTQGATGHPVSPASTPEPGCPAEDPKETAPEMMPLVVCGAHLSGLALNHQLIERGGRLLSATKTASCYRLYALPGGPPERPGLIRAPTDGVAIEVEVWALPQTTVGSFLAGIPAPLGLGSVELADGRWEKGFICEGFASEGARDISALGGWRAYLRSCGR; encoded by the coding sequence ATGAGCCGAACACTGCAGACGCCCCTGAACCTCTCGATCCGTCATCTCCTCGCCGCCTATCGCGAGCGCCGTCTCAGGCCGACGACGCTGGTGGATCAGATCCGCACCCGGATCGCCGAGCACGGGGCAGACAACATCTGGATCCATGTCCTGTCCGACGCCGAGCTTGCGCCCTATCTGGCGCGGTTGTCCGAGACCGATCCCGAGACGCTTCCGCTCTACGGCATCCCCTTCGCGATCAAGGACAACATCGATCTCGCGGGTGTGCCGACGACCGCCGCGCTTCCGGAGCTAGCATGGACACCGGAGCGCTCCGCCACCGTCGTCGAGCGCCTGATCGCCGCCGGTGCGCTGCCCATCGGCAAGACCAATCTCGATCAGCTCGCGACCGGTCTGGTCGGTACCCGCTCGCCTTACGGTGCCGTGCCCAATGCCTTCGATCCGAGCTATATCGCCGGAGGCAGCAGCTCGGGCTCCGCCGCGGCGGTCGCGCACGGGCTCGTCAGCTTCGCCTTGGGGACGGATACCGCCGGCTCCGGACGTGTCCCGGCGGCGCTCAACAACCTGTTCGGTATCAAGCCGACCCGCGGCCTCGTCAGCACCCGCGGCGTCCTGCCGGCCTGCCGCACGCTCGATTGTGTCAGTCTCTTCACCTTGGATGTGGCCGACGCCGACGTGCTGATGCCGATTGCCGTCGGCTTTGACCCCGAAGATCCCTTTTCGCGGCCCGCTCCCTTGCCGACGCGGTTTGCGGGCGAAGCGGTCGATGCACCCTTTCGCTTCGGCGTACCCGCCCAGCTCGAGTGGTTCGGTGATACGGCAAGCGCCAGTCTGTTCGAGACGACGGCGGCACGCCTGAGCGCACTCGGCGGCGAGGCGGTCGCCATCGATTTCACCCCCTTCGTCGAGGCGGCGCGACTGCTCTACGATGGCCCCTGGGTCGCGGAGCGTTACGCGGCGATCGAGGACTGGATCCGAACCCGCCCCGAGACCCTGCACCCGGTTACCCGCGCCATCATCGAGCCGGCCGCCGAAGCACGCGCGGTCGATGCTTTCAAGGCCCAATATCGGCTGGCCGAGATCAAGCGCACTGCCGACGCGTATTGGGCCGACTTGACCTGCATCCTGACTCCGACGATCGCAACGCCCTATCGAATCGCGGAGGTCGAAGCCGATCCGATCCGGCTCAACAGCAACCTGGGCTATTACACCAACTATATGAACCTGCTGGACCTGGCCGCCGTGGCCCTACCTGCCGGGATGCGGCCCGACGGTCTGCCGTTCGGCGTGACCCTCTTCGGCCCCGCCTTCAGCGACGCGGTTCTGGCGCGTCTGTCCGAACGCCTGCATCTGGATCCGAGCCAGAGCGAGTGGCCCACCCAAGGCGCGACCGGACATCCGGTGTCGCCGGCTTCGACACCGGAGCCTGGCTGTCCCGCGGAAGACCCGAAGGAGACCGCGCCCGAAATGATGCCTCTGGTCGTCTGCGGTGCCCACCTCTCCGGACTCGCGCTCAATCACCAACTGATCGAACGCGGAGGACGTCTCCTATCCGCAACCAAAACCGCGTCCTGCTACCGCCTCTACGCACTCCCCGGCGGTCCTCCCGAGCGTCCCGGTCTGATCCGGGCCCCGACTGACGGCGTCGCGATCGAGGTCGAGGTCTGGGCGCTACCGCAGACGACCGTCGGTAGCTTCCTCGCCGGCATCCCCGCACCGCTCGGCCTGGGCAGCGTCGAGCTGGCCGACGGCCGTTGGGAGAAGGGCTTCATCTGCGAGGGTTTTGCGTCGGAGGGCGCGCGAGACATCAGTGCGCTCGGGGGCTGGCGAGCGTATCTGCGGAGTTGCGGCCGCTGA
- the uca gene encoding urea carboxylase, which translates to MFDKVLIANRGAIACRIIRTLDTLGVGSVAVYSRADAGSRHVSLAGEAVCIGEALAAESYLDMGRILDAAEATGAQAIHPGYGFLSENASFAEACEQRGLVFLGPTPSHLRDFGLKHRARELAAANAVPLLPGSGLLEDAEQARREADRIGYPVMLKSTAGGGGIGMQQCADAEELTDAFARVRRLGQSNFADAGIFLERYVRGARHIEVQIFGDGLGGVVALGERDCSLQRRNQKVVEETPAPHLPPELRTAMLETARRLGAAVAYRSAGTVEYINDPERDAFYFLEVNTRLQVEHGVTEAVTGVDLVEWMVHLGAGSLPDFGALAVEPRGHAIQVRLYAEDPGKGFQPSAGLLTHVELPPDLRVDTWIESGTQVSPYYDPLLAKVIVHAEDRPAALARLGEALERTEIAGIETNLAYLRQVIRDPEVVAGRHHTATLEGLDYRPDTIDVLAAGTQTTVQDWPGRLGYWDVGIPPSGPMDDLAFRLGNRLLGNPSDAAGLELTVTGPTLRFNRDALVCLTGAEMAAQIDGRALPWWRPVAVRAGEVLRLGALVGSGARAYLSVRGGLQVPNYLGSRATFTLGRFGGHGGRPLQVGDVLHLDSDPDPLAEKLTDGSAGRPSASGLPEALIPRYGDTWILRVIYGPHGAPEFFTDEDIATLFVTDWEVHYNSSRTGVRLIGPKPTWARPDGGEAGLHPSNIHDNAYALGTLDFTGDMPVILGPDGPSLGGFVCPATVISADRWCLGQLRPGDRVRFVPVSQETANALEAAQGDMILRLAAPAAVKAKTLPPSDPRLRWIDPPEHPVGVTYRASGDKDLLVEYGPQVLDIGLRFRVHALMLSLRAEPIPGVLELTPGIRSLQVRYDSRTLKLGALLDRLVAREQALGDVESLSVPARVVHLPLSWDDSSTRLAIEKYMQSVRPDAPWCPSNIEFIRRINGLDSIEAVRRILFEASYLVMGLGDVYLGAPVATPLDPRHRLVTTKYNPARTWTPENAVGIGGSYLCVYGMEGPGGYQFVGRTLQMWNRFKRTPDFERPYLLRFFDQIHFYPVSEQELTELREAFPRGGFRLQIEETRFSLAEYQAFLQTNADSIAAFKARQQTAFEAERERWAAAGQLEVDQDVGTGASGHIDEQAESLRLSPSELAIESHVHGSVWQLAVEIGEQVEPGHVLLVLESMKMEIAVHADRSGRVARILCRSGAQVTPGQALLVLDTAADATETTA; encoded by the coding sequence ATGTTCGACAAGGTCTTGATTGCCAACCGCGGCGCGATTGCCTGCCGCATCATCCGCACGCTGGACACCTTGGGTGTCGGGTCGGTGGCGGTCTATTCGCGCGCCGATGCCGGGTCGCGGCATGTGAGCCTGGCGGGCGAGGCGGTCTGTATCGGCGAGGCGTTGGCGGCCGAGTCCTATCTGGACATGGGCCGGATCCTGGACGCGGCCGAGGCGACCGGGGCGCAGGCGATCCATCCCGGCTACGGTTTCCTCTCGGAGAACGCGAGCTTCGCGGAGGCGTGCGAGCAGCGTGGTCTGGTCTTTCTCGGACCGACCCCGTCGCACTTGCGCGACTTCGGGCTCAAGCACCGTGCACGCGAGCTCGCCGCTGCCAACGCCGTACCCCTGCTGCCCGGCAGCGGTCTGCTGGAGGACGCCGAGCAGGCCCGACGCGAGGCGGACCGGATCGGCTACCCGGTGATGCTCAAGAGCACGGCGGGCGGCGGCGGGATCGGGATGCAGCAGTGCGCCGATGCCGAGGAGCTGACCGATGCCTTCGCGCGGGTCCGTCGGCTCGGTCAAAGTAACTTCGCCGACGCCGGGATCTTCCTCGAGCGCTATGTGCGCGGGGCGCGACACATCGAGGTGCAGATCTTCGGCGACGGGCTCGGCGGCGTCGTGGCGCTCGGCGAGCGCGATTGCTCGCTGCAGCGGCGCAATCAGAAGGTTGTCGAGGAGACCCCCGCGCCGCACCTCCCGCCCGAGCTGCGCACCGCCATGCTGGAGACCGCGCGCCGACTCGGTGCCGCGGTCGCCTATCGCTCGGCGGGGACGGTCGAGTACATCAACGACCCCGAGCGCGACGCCTTCTATTTCTTGGAGGTCAACACGCGTCTTCAGGTCGAGCACGGGGTCACGGAGGCGGTGACCGGGGTCGACTTGGTCGAGTGGATGGTGCATCTGGGGGCGGGCAGTCTTCCGGATTTCGGCGCGCTGGCTGTCGAGCCGCGAGGTCATGCGATCCAGGTCCGTCTCTACGCCGAGGATCCGGGCAAGGGGTTTCAGCCGAGCGCTGGGCTCTTGACCCATGTCGAGCTTCCGCCGGACTTACGCGTCGACACCTGGATCGAGAGCGGCACCCAGGTCTCGCCCTACTATGATCCGCTGCTCGCCAAGGTCATCGTCCATGCGGAGGATCGCCCCGCGGCACTCGCACGCTTGGGGGAGGCGCTGGAGCGGACCGAGATCGCCGGCATCGAGACCAATCTCGCCTATCTACGCCAGGTCATTCGCGATCCGGAGGTCGTGGCCGGCCGCCACCATACGGCGACGCTGGAGGGCCTCGACTATCGGCCCGACACCATCGACGTCCTCGCCGCCGGCACCCAGACCACGGTACAGGACTGGCCGGGCCGACTGGGCTACTGGGACGTCGGCATCCCCCCGTCGGGGCCGATGGACGATCTGGCGTTCCGGCTCGGCAACCGTCTGCTCGGCAATCCGTCCGACGCCGCCGGGCTGGAGCTGACGGTCACGGGCCCGACGCTGCGCTTCAATCGCGATGCGCTCGTCTGTCTGACCGGTGCGGAGATGGCGGCACAGATCGACGGACGTGCGCTGCCCTGGTGGCGTCCCGTCGCTGTGCGCGCGGGGGAGGTGCTGCGTCTCGGAGCCCTGGTCGGGTCCGGGGCGCGCGCCTATCTGTCGGTGCGCGGCGGCCTGCAGGTGCCGAACTATCTCGGCAGTCGCGCCACCTTCACACTCGGCCGATTCGGCGGGCACGGCGGGCGTCCGTTGCAGGTCGGGGATGTACTGCATCTGGACTCCGATCCGGATCCGCTCGCCGAGAAGCTCACGGACGGGAGCGCCGGGCGCCCGAGCGCGTCCGGTCTCCCCGAGGCACTCATCCCGCGCTATGGCGACACCTGGATCCTTCGGGTCATCTATGGCCCACACGGTGCCCCCGAGTTCTTTACCGACGAGGACATCGCGACCCTCTTCGTGACCGACTGGGAGGTGCACTACAACTCGAGCCGCACCGGCGTGCGTCTGATCGGCCCCAAGCCGACCTGGGCGCGGCCCGACGGCGGCGAGGCCGGACTGCATCCATCGAACATCCACGACAACGCCTATGCCCTGGGGACGCTGGATTTCACCGGCGACATGCCCGTGATCCTGGGTCCTGACGGGCCGAGTCTGGGCGGGTTCGTCTGCCCGGCGACCGTGATCTCGGCGGATCGTTGGTGTCTGGGTCAGCTCCGACCGGGTGATCGGGTGCGTTTTGTACCTGTCTCTCAGGAGACCGCCAATGCGCTGGAGGCTGCGCAGGGCGACATGATCCTCCGGCTTGCGGCGCCGGCGGCAGTGAAGGCCAAGACCTTGCCTCCCTCGGACCCGCGCCTGCGTTGGATCGATCCGCCCGAGCATCCGGTCGGTGTCACCTATCGGGCCTCGGGCGACAAGGATCTGCTCGTCGAGTACGGCCCGCAGGTGCTGGATATCGGGCTGCGTTTCCGGGTGCATGCACTGATGCTCTCGCTCCGGGCCGAGCCGATTCCGGGCGTGCTGGAGCTCACCCCGGGCATCCGCTCCCTGCAGGTGCGCTACGACAGCCGTACGCTGAAGCTCGGGGCTCTGTTGGATCGGCTCGTCGCGCGCGAGCAGGCGCTCGGGGATGTCGAGTCTCTGTCGGTTCCGGCGCGCGTGGTGCACCTCCCCTTGTCCTGGGACGACTCGTCCACCCGGCTCGCGATCGAGAAATACATGCAATCGGTGCGACCGGATGCCCCCTGGTGTCCGAGCAACATCGAGTTCATCCGCCGCATCAACGGGCTCGACAGCATCGAGGCGGTTCGGCGCATCCTCTTTGAGGCGAGCTATCTGGTGATGGGTCTGGGCGATGTCTATCTGGGCGCGCCGGTCGCGACGCCGTTGGATCCAAGACATCGCCTGGTGACCACCAAATACAACCCGGCGCGGACATGGACACCGGAGAACGCGGTCGGCATCGGTGGCTCCTACCTCTGTGTCTACGGCATGGAAGGGCCGGGCGGTTATCAGTTCGTCGGACGCACGCTCCAGATGTGGAACCGCTTCAAACGCACCCCGGATTTCGAGCGGCCCTATCTGCTGCGCTTCTTCGACCAGATCCACTTCTATCCGGTCTCCGAGCAGGAGCTGACCGAGCTGCGCGAGGCCTTTCCGCGCGGCGGTTTTCGGCTACAGATCGAGGAGACGCGGTTCAGCCTCGCCGAATACCAGGCGTTTCTGCAGACGAACGCGGATTCGATCGCGGCCTTCAAGGCACGCCAACAGACCGCCTTCGAGGCCGAGCGCGAGCGCTGGGCTGCAGCCGGTCAGCTCGAGGTCGATCAGGATGTCGGCACCGGCGCATCCGGGCACATCGACGAGCAGGCCGAGTCGCTCCGGCTCTCGCCGAGCGAGCTGGCGATCGAGAGCCATGTCCACGGCAGTGTCTGGCAGCTCGCCGTGGAGATCGGGGAGCAGGTCGAGCCGGGTCACGTGCTGCTGGTTCTGGAGTCAATGAAGATGGAGATTGCGGTGCACGCCGACCGGAGCGGGCGGGTCGCGCGCATCCTCTGTCGGAGCGGCGCCCAGGTCACACCCGGTCAGGCACTGTTGGTTCTGGATACGGCCGCCGACGCAACGGAGACAACAGCATGA